A section of the Pseudomonas sp. Q1-7 genome encodes:
- a CDS encoding DUF1826 domain-containing protein — translation MLASRVEPSPRQVRGESPDVLAEALRDGVNLAIWERRLPLHIQDFASGLLALGEPLAESLTLELADAEGEPDIVGLAAGFADLQGHAGFVADVGWLVRAFACLVGARRVGLRLRRLDKAMCPRFHVDQVPLRLITTYVGVGSQWLREGEMSRPRLGDPAAEPERVVDNQQLAAGHVALFKGERWSGNEGRGIIHRSPRPGAGEGRLLLTLDWLE, via the coding sequence ATGCTTGCGTCGCGTGTGGAGCCGTCGCCCCGCCAGGTTCGCGGCGAAAGCCCCGACGTGCTGGCAGAAGCCTTGCGGGACGGCGTCAACCTGGCTATCTGGGAACGCCGCCTGCCCCTGCATATCCAGGACTTCGCCAGCGGGTTGCTGGCCCTGGGCGAACCGCTGGCCGAATCCCTGACCCTGGAACTGGCCGACGCGGAGGGCGAGCCCGATATAGTCGGCCTGGCAGCCGGTTTCGCCGATCTGCAAGGGCATGCGGGCTTCGTGGCCGATGTCGGTTGGCTGGTGCGCGCCTTCGCCTGCCTGGTGGGGGCCCGGCGCGTTGGCCTGCGCCTGCGCCGTCTGGACAAGGCCATGTGCCCGCGGTTTCACGTCGACCAGGTGCCCCTGCGGCTGATCACCACCTACGTCGGCGTCGGCAGCCAGTGGCTGCGGGAAGGGGAGATGTCGCGCCCGCGCCTGGGGGACCCGGCCGCCGAACCGGAGCGGGTTGTGGATAACCAGCAACTGGCCGCCGGCCATGTGGCGCTGTTCAAGGGTGAAAGATGGTCGGGCAATGAAGGACGGGGAATTATCCACAGGTCGCCACGACCCGGTGCGGGCGAGGGTCGGCTACTGCTCACACTGGATTGGCTGGAATAG
- a CDS encoding sigma-54-dependent transcriptional regulator, whose amino-acid sequence MTAQVIFVDDEAAIREAVREWLELSGFEVRVESSAEDCLKGLDRDFPGVIVSDLRMPDMDGMALLSAVQALDRELPLLMVTGHGDVPQAVEAMRLGAYDFIEKPFTAERLLDSLRRALEKRRLVQENRRLRVQVELKDQLDGRLLGVSRPMAQLRRQVLDLATTPVNILLRGETGAGKEMVARCLHDFGPRAGKPFVALNCAAIPENLFESELFGHESGAFTGAQGKRIGKIEHAHGGTLFLDEIESMPLAQQVKLLRVLQEQRLERLGSNQSIAVDIRVVAATKPDLRDEVRAGRFREDLLYRLNVAELQLPALRERREDIPLLFEHFARQASERLGRPQPSLTPAELARLLAHDWPGNVRELANAAERHVLGLSTRRTECSDDEPSLAELMETYEAQCLRQALARCQGDIKAVMDLLRLPRRTLNEKMARHGLTRSEFLPGEDD is encoded by the coding sequence ATGACAGCCCAGGTGATTTTCGTCGACGACGAAGCGGCGATCCGCGAAGCCGTGCGCGAGTGGCTGGAACTCTCCGGCTTCGAGGTCCGGGTGGAATCCAGCGCCGAGGACTGCCTGAAGGGCCTCGACCGGGACTTCCCCGGCGTGATCGTCAGCGACCTGCGCATGCCCGACATGGACGGCATGGCCCTGCTCAGCGCCGTACAGGCGCTCGACCGCGAGCTGCCGTTGCTGATGGTCACCGGCCACGGCGACGTGCCCCAGGCGGTGGAAGCCATGCGCCTGGGCGCCTACGACTTCATCGAGAAGCCCTTTACCGCCGAGCGCCTGCTGGACAGCCTGCGCCGTGCCCTGGAGAAGCGCCGGCTGGTGCAGGAGAACCGCCGCCTGCGCGTCCAGGTGGAGCTCAAGGACCAGCTCGACGGCCGTCTGCTCGGGGTTTCCCGGCCCATGGCACAACTGCGCCGCCAGGTGCTGGACCTGGCCACGACGCCGGTGAACATCCTGCTGCGCGGCGAAACCGGCGCGGGCAAAGAGATGGTCGCGCGCTGCCTGCACGACTTCGGCCCGCGCGCCGGCAAGCCCTTCGTGGCGCTGAATTGCGCGGCCATTCCGGAGAACCTGTTCGAGAGCGAGCTGTTCGGCCACGAGAGCGGCGCCTTCACCGGGGCCCAGGGCAAACGCATCGGCAAGATCGAACACGCCCACGGCGGCACCCTGTTCCTCGACGAAATCGAGAGCATGCCCCTGGCGCAGCAGGTGAAGCTGTTGCGGGTGCTGCAGGAACAGCGCCTGGAGCGACTGGGTTCGAACCAGAGCATCGCCGTGGACATCCGCGTCGTCGCCGCCACCAAGCCAGACCTGCGCGACGAGGTCCGCGCCGGGCGTTTCCGCGAAGACCTGCTCTATCGCCTGAACGTGGCCGAGTTGCAACTGCCCGCCCTGCGCGAACGACGCGAGGACATTCCGCTGCTGTTCGAACACTTCGCCCGCCAGGCCAGTGAACGCCTGGGCCGGCCGCAGCCCAGCCTGACCCCGGCGGAACTGGCCCGCTTGCTGGCCCACGACTGGCCGGGCAACGTGCGGGAGCTGGCCAACGCCGCCGAACGCCATGTGCTGGGGTTATCCACACGCCGGACCGAATGCAGCGACGACGAACCCTCCCTGGCGGAGCTGATGGAAACCTACGAGGCCCAGTGCCTGCGCCAGGCCCTGGCGCGCTGCCAGGGCGACATCAAGGCGGTGATGGACCTGCTGCGCCTGCCGCGCCGCACCCTCAACGAGAAAATGGCCCGCCATGGCCTGACCCGCAGCGAATTCCTGCCGGGCGAGGATGATTGA
- a CDS encoding ATP-binding protein, with the protein MHLAGRQAERQAWRAEGEQAREQLTLYAGSLRTLIDRFRALPAVLALDPELRAALQRPVDNDQQQWLNLKLEQMNRAAGSTTLELLDRDGLAVAASNWRLPTSFVGHNYGFRPYFAEARRLGSGRFYAVGVTSGIPGYFLASAVGGPGEAFLGAIVVKLEFPELEQEWGQRADIILVSDARGVVFIANQPGWRYRELQPISVEGRAELAATRQYDRQPLAPLVHNTRIDFGDGSRLVQVEGPNGPADYLWESLPLPGEGWTLHLLRAPQEAVSSARAASLAAGGAWLALVFLVLFLHQRWRLARIRQRSREELEQLVEQRTAALRTAQDGLIQAAKLAALGQMSTALAHEINQPLTALQMHLASLRLMLDNGQLEQARKALGRHDELLQRMAALTGHLKTYARKTPGGLRECLELGGVVDKSLQLLAPNLRDAKVRISQELSVPAWVSGDAIRLEQVLVNLLRNALDALAGKPGPTLWITLQREDEHWLLEVLDNGGGIDEADLPRVFDPFFTTKPAGAGLGIGLAVSYAIVHELGGTLGAANRDGGAVFSLRLPVDKSREEQP; encoded by the coding sequence ATGCACCTGGCCGGCCGCCAGGCCGAGCGCCAGGCCTGGCGCGCCGAAGGCGAGCAGGCCCGCGAACAGCTGACGCTCTATGCCGGCAGCCTGCGCACGCTGATCGATCGCTTCCGCGCCCTGCCCGCCGTGCTGGCGCTGGACCCGGAACTGCGCGCCGCACTCCAGAGACCTGTGGATAACGACCAGCAGCAGTGGCTCAACCTCAAGCTGGAACAGATGAACCGCGCGGCCGGCTCCACCACCCTGGAACTGCTGGATCGCGACGGCCTGGCCGTGGCCGCCAGCAACTGGCGCCTACCCACCAGCTTCGTCGGCCACAACTATGGCTTCCGCCCGTATTTCGCCGAGGCCCGCCGCCTGGGCAGCGGGCGGTTCTACGCAGTGGGCGTGACCAGCGGGATTCCTGGCTACTTCCTCGCCAGTGCCGTGGGCGGCCCCGGGGAAGCCTTCCTCGGCGCCATCGTGGTGAAGCTGGAATTCCCCGAACTGGAGCAGGAATGGGGACAGCGCGCGGACATCATCCTGGTCAGCGACGCCCGTGGCGTGGTGTTCATCGCCAACCAGCCAGGCTGGCGCTACCGCGAGCTGCAGCCCATCTCCGTCGAAGGCCGGGCCGAACTGGCCGCCACCCGCCAGTACGACCGGCAGCCCCTGGCGCCCCTTGTGCACAACACGCGGATCGATTTCGGCGACGGCAGCCGGCTGGTTCAGGTGGAGGGGCCGAACGGGCCGGCCGACTACCTCTGGGAAAGCCTGCCGTTGCCCGGCGAAGGCTGGACGCTGCACCTGCTGCGCGCGCCGCAGGAAGCCGTCAGCAGTGCCCGTGCCGCCAGCCTCGCCGCTGGCGGGGCCTGGCTGGCGTTGGTCTTCCTAGTTCTCTTCCTGCACCAGCGCTGGCGCCTGGCGCGCATCCGCCAGCGCAGCCGGGAAGAGCTGGAGCAACTGGTGGAACAGCGCACCGCCGCCCTGCGCACCGCCCAGGACGGGCTGATCCAGGCGGCGAAACTCGCCGCCCTGGGACAGATGTCCACAGCCCTCGCCCACGAGATCAACCAGCCGCTGACCGCCCTGCAGATGCACCTGGCCAGCCTGCGCCTGATGCTCGACAACGGCCAACTGGAGCAGGCGCGCAAGGCCCTGGGGCGGCATGACGAGCTGTTGCAGCGCATGGCGGCCCTCACCGGCCACCTCAAGACCTACGCGCGCAAGACGCCCGGCGGCCTGCGCGAATGCCTGGAACTCGGCGGCGTTGTGGATAAATCCCTGCAACTGCTGGCACCCAACCTGCGCGACGCCAAGGTGCGGATCAGCCAGGAGCTGAGTGTGCCGGCCTGGGTTTCCGGCGACGCCATCCGCCTGGAACAGGTGCTGGTCAACCTGCTGCGCAATGCGCTGGACGCGCTGGCCGGCAAGCCCGGGCCGACATTGTGGATAACCCTGCAGCGCGAAGACGAGCACTGGTTGCTCGAAGTGCTCGACAACGGCGGCGGCATCGATGAAGCCGACCTGCCACGGGTATTCGACCCCTTTTTCACCACCAAGCCGGCGGGTGCCGGCCTGGGAATCGGACTGGCGGTGTCCTACGCCATCGTCCACGAACTGGGTGGCACCCTGGGTGCCGCCAACCGGGACGGCGGCGCGGTGTTCAGCCTGCGCCTGCCTGTGGATAAGAGCAGAGAGGAACAGCCATGA
- a CDS encoding copper chaperone PCu(A)C: protein MRKTLLALGALMSFSGTLAAHDYDLGPLHIEHPWAMAVPAVSPNGAAYLVIHNKGGEADKLLGADTARAGKTEIHEHLHKDGLMKMQQMPGGLEIPAGGEARLEQGGYHLMMFGLKQPLNDGDRFPMTLHFQKAGDLEVEIQVQKAAPSGAAVHQH, encoded by the coding sequence ATGCGCAAGACATTGCTGGCCCTGGGGGCCCTGATGAGTTTTTCCGGCACGCTGGCCGCCCACGACTACGACCTGGGTCCGCTGCACATCGAGCACCCCTGGGCCATGGCCGTGCCCGCGGTATCGCCTAACGGCGCCGCTTACCTGGTTATCCACAACAAGGGCGGAGAGGCCGACAAACTGCTCGGCGCCGACACCGCCCGTGCCGGCAAGACCGAGATCCACGAGCACCTGCACAAGGATGGCCTGATGAAGATGCAGCAGATGCCGGGCGGCCTGGAGATTCCCGCCGGCGGCGAAGCGCGCCTGGAGCAGGGCGGCTACCACCTGATGATGTTCGGCCTGAAGCAGCCGCTCAACGATGGCGACAGGTTCCCCATGACCCTGCACTTCCAGAAGGCGGGTGATCTGGAAGTGGAAATCCAGGTGCAGAAGGCGGCGCCCTCCGGCGCAGCCGTACACCAGCACTGA
- a CDS encoding DUF3301 domain-containing protein, with the protein MLSLADVFLLMLFAAGAAWLWRGHGVRERALVLAKQHCARLDVELLDGNVAFRRLAVVRDGKGHRRLARLYDFEFTVTGEQRLTGSIQMFGNHLGRIEIEAHPFLADSHQDDKVIHMSAWRRSHPKPDEQRRVD; encoded by the coding sequence ATGCTGAGCCTGGCCGACGTTTTCCTGCTGATGTTGTTCGCCGCTGGCGCAGCCTGGCTGTGGCGCGGCCATGGCGTGCGCGAGCGCGCCCTGGTGCTGGCCAAGCAGCACTGCGCGCGCCTCGATGTAGAACTGCTGGATGGCAACGTCGCGTTCCGCCGCCTGGCGGTGGTGCGTGACGGCAAGGGCCACCGCCGCCTGGCGCGCCTCTACGACTTCGAGTTTACCGTCACCGGCGAGCAACGCCTGACGGGGAGCATCCAGATGTTCGGCAACCACCTCGGGCGCATCGAGATCGAAGCCCACCCGTTCCTCGCCGATTCCCACCAGGACGACAAGGTTATCCACATGAGTGCATGGCGGCGCAGCCACCCCAAGCCGGACGAACAGCGCCGCGTGGACTGA
- a CDS encoding CobW family GTP-binding protein, with protein sequence MLTHIPTHLIAGPLGAGKTSLIRQLLAQRPAHERWAVLINEFGQIGLDAVLLTGSDDGIAIAEVAGGCVCCVNGAPFQVGLGRLLRKARPNRLLIEPSGLGHPVELLRQLREPPWEGVLALQPSVMVLDAAALASGQLLPDSQREALLDAGLVLLNKAEGLDSVTCEQLVANLPPVPRLWTTQGKLDIRALPGIHSHSGKAVGINDLPTGVDKPPVLWRNPHEPICQIQSNDEGWSMGWRWHPSQKFDPIRLQAWLSSLPWRRAKLVLQTGAGWVSANALDGAPVHWQASEWRKDSRLELIFAGPQDEAALKAGMAACRLSEDGPGGLSR encoded by the coding sequence ATGCTGACCCATATCCCGACCCATCTCATCGCCGGCCCCCTGGGCGCCGGAAAGACCAGCCTGATTCGTCAGCTGCTGGCGCAACGGCCCGCCCACGAACGCTGGGCGGTACTTATCAATGAATTCGGCCAGATCGGCCTGGACGCGGTATTGCTGACCGGCAGCGACGACGGCATCGCCATCGCCGAGGTGGCGGGCGGCTGCGTCTGTTGCGTCAACGGCGCGCCCTTCCAGGTCGGCCTTGGCCGGCTACTGCGCAAGGCACGGCCGAACCGGCTGCTGATCGAGCCCTCCGGACTCGGACACCCGGTCGAGCTACTGAGGCAGCTACGCGAACCCCCTTGGGAGGGTGTGCTGGCGCTACAGCCGAGCGTCATGGTGCTCGATGCGGCGGCCCTGGCCAGCGGCCAGCTACTGCCAGACAGCCAGCGGGAGGCGCTTTTGGATGCTGGCCTGGTGCTATTAAACAAGGCCGAAGGGCTTGACTCGGTCACTTGTGAACAACTGGTCGCAAATCTGCCGCCTGTCCCCCGGCTGTGGACGACACAGGGAAAGCTGGATATCCGGGCGCTTCCGGGCATTCATTCACATTCTGGAAAAGCTGTTGGTATCAATGACTTACCAACAGGTGTGGATAAACCTCCGGTGTTGTGGAGGAACCCGCACGAACCCATCTGCCAGATCCAGTCCAATGACGAGGGTTGGAGCATGGGGTGGCGTTGGCACCCCAGCCAGAAGTTCGACCCGATTCGCCTGCAGGCGTGGCTTTCCAGCCTGCCTTGGCGCCGTGCCAAGCTGGTGCTGCAGACCGGCGCTGGCTGGGTTTCCGCCAATGCCCTGGACGGCGCGCCGGTCCACTGGCAAGCCAGTGAATGGCGCAAGGATTCGCGTCTGGAACTGATCTTCGCCGGACCCCAGGACGAGGCGGCGCTGAAGGCGGGAATGGCAGCGTGCAGGCTTTCGGAGGATGGCCCGGGCGGACTATCAAGGTGA
- a CDS encoding PepSY-associated TM helix domain-containing protein, producing MSKNTVSFYNLAWRWHFYAGLFVIPFMIMLAVTGGIYLFKPQLDTLLYGDLMRVHPSGQALSADQQLDKLRQAYPQAAVSQYLPPVDAEHSAQFVAVLDGRKTNLFLDPYSGRVLGTQDAQNNLQAVARSLHGTLLVGTLGDRLIELAAGWAIVLVVSGLYLWWPRGQGIRGVLWPRLASRGRLFWRDLHAVTGFWGSLLLLFMLLTGMTWTGFWGEKFADVWNRFPAAMWNEVPTSDQQARSLNTAEDQTVAWAVENTPLPASDPHAAHKGQSAAGMTEAPGQVSLHRVVDTADERGVVPGYSITLPAGASGVYSIAVFADDPRNDATLHLDQYSGKVLADIRWQDYGVVAKSVEMGVVLHEGKLFGLANQLLMLGVCLLILLSSVSGLVMWWKRRPQGRFGVPPLRHDLPLWKTAVVIMIGLGIAFPLVGLSLLAIWALDWLVLSRIGGGKVVAG from the coding sequence ATGTCGAAGAACACTGTCTCCTTCTACAACCTGGCGTGGCGCTGGCATTTCTATGCCGGGCTGTTCGTCATCCCCTTCATGATCATGCTGGCGGTCACCGGCGGCATCTACCTGTTCAAACCGCAACTGGACACCCTGCTCTATGGCGACCTGATGCGGGTCCACCCGAGCGGCCAGGCGCTCAGCGCCGACCAGCAACTGGACAAACTCCGCCAGGCTTATCCACAGGCGGCGGTCAGCCAGTACCTGCCACCGGTGGACGCCGAGCACAGCGCTCAGTTCGTGGCCGTCCTCGATGGGCGCAAGACCAATCTGTTCCTCGACCCCTACAGCGGACGGGTGCTGGGCACCCAGGACGCGCAGAACAACCTGCAGGCAGTCGCCCGCTCTCTGCACGGGACCCTGCTGGTGGGCACCCTGGGCGACCGGCTGATCGAGTTGGCTGCCGGCTGGGCCATCGTCCTGGTGGTGTCCGGGCTCTACCTCTGGTGGCCGCGCGGGCAAGGCATACGCGGCGTGCTCTGGCCGCGCCTGGCCAGTCGCGGGCGGCTGTTCTGGCGCGACCTGCATGCAGTGACCGGGTTCTGGGGCTCGCTGCTGCTGCTGTTCATGCTGCTCACCGGGATGACCTGGACGGGGTTCTGGGGCGAGAAATTCGCCGATGTCTGGAACCGCTTCCCGGCGGCGATGTGGAACGAAGTGCCCACGTCCGACCAGCAGGCCCGCAGCCTGAATACCGCCGAAGACCAGACCGTGGCCTGGGCGGTGGAAAACACCCCGCTGCCGGCCTCCGACCCCCATGCCGCGCACAAGGGCCAGAGTGCGGCCGGCATGACCGAAGCCCCCGGCCAGGTGAGCCTGCACCGGGTGGTGGACACCGCCGACGAACGTGGCGTGGTGCCGGGCTACAGCATTACCCTGCCGGCCGGTGCCTCGGGGGTCTACAGCATCGCCGTGTTCGCCGACGACCCGCGCAACGACGCCACCCTGCACCTGGACCAGTACAGCGGCAAGGTGCTGGCCGATATCCGCTGGCAGGACTACGGGGTGGTAGCCAAGAGCGTGGAAATGGGCGTCGTGCTGCACGAGGGCAAGCTCTTCGGCCTGGCCAACCAACTGCTGATGCTTGGCGTCTGCCTGCTGATCCTGCTCAGTTCGGTGAGCGGCCTGGTGATGTGGTGGAAGCGCCGTCCACAGGGACGCTTCGGCGTGCCGCCGCTGCGCCATGACCTGCCGTTGTGGAAAACCGCGGTGGTAATCATGATCGGCCTCGGCATCGCCTTCCCGTTGGTCGGCTTGTCCCTGCTGGCCATCTGGGCGTTGGACTGGCTGGTGCTGTCGCGCATCGGTGGCGGCAAAGTGGTGGCCGGCTAG
- a CDS encoding mannan-binding protein, with protein MCSDKGGWNGNWKPTEPGGMSVCSCCGR; from the coding sequence GTGTGCAGCGACAAGGGTGGCTGGAACGGCAACTGGAAGCCCACCGAGCCGGGCGGCATGTCGGTCTGCAGTTGCTGCGGCAGGTAA
- a CDS encoding alpha/beta fold hydrolase, whose translation MQLLPWSHSTSAGFTLRGWHTPASGKPLLHFLHGNGFCGRTYTPLLQALAEHFDLWLCDIQGHGDSDHGGRFLGWNRNAELAVEAFEAGRGLFGEVPRMAVGHSFGGVLSSLILARHPDLFRRAVLLDPVIFTPAMIGVMAFSEVLGLHRRTTMASRARARRSHWADRQAAWNALHGRGIFKGWTEDALQGYVDHAIKAVDNGVELKCRPSREAEVFSSFPKRLWPSLGRIVTPTLILHGQHSYPFVAKAVARLTALNGHASAQVVEGGHCFMQEYPQASAQRTAEFLLRAP comes from the coding sequence ATGCAATTGCTCCCCTGGTCCCATTCGACTTCCGCCGGATTCACCTTGCGCGGCTGGCACACCCCGGCATCCGGCAAACCGCTCCTGCATTTCCTCCACGGCAACGGTTTCTGCGGCCGCACCTATACGCCGCTGCTGCAGGCTCTGGCCGAGCATTTCGACCTCTGGCTCTGTGATATCCAGGGCCACGGCGACAGCGACCATGGCGGCCGCTTCCTTGGCTGGAACCGCAATGCCGAGCTGGCGGTGGAGGCCTTCGAAGCCGGGCGCGGTCTCTTCGGCGAGGTGCCGCGGATGGCGGTGGGACATAGTTTCGGCGGCGTACTGAGCAGCCTGATCCTGGCGCGCCATCCGGACCTGTTCCGTCGCGCGGTGCTGCTCGACCCGGTGATCTTCACCCCGGCGATGATTGGCGTGATGGCCTTTTCCGAGGTGCTCGGCCTGCATCGCCGGACCACCATGGCCAGCCGCGCACGGGCCCGGCGCAGCCATTGGGCCGACCGCCAGGCGGCGTGGAACGCCCTGCACGGGCGCGGCATCTTCAAGGGCTGGACCGAGGACGCCCTGCAGGGCTATGTGGATCACGCCATCAAGGCTGTGGATAACGGTGTCGAACTGAAGTGCAGGCCGAGTCGCGAAGCGGAAGTCTTCAGTTCCTTCCCGAAACGCTTGTGGCCGTCCCTGGGGCGCATCGTCACGCCGACGCTGATCCTCCACGGCCAGCACAGCTACCCCTTCGTGGCTAAGGCGGTGGCGCGCCTGACCGCCCTCAACGGCCATGCCAGCGCCCAGGTGGTGGAGGGCGGCCATTGCTTCATGCAGGAATATCCACAGGCCAGCGCCCAGCGCACCGCCGAGTTCCTGCTCCGCGCGCCATGA
- a CDS encoding NADH:ubiquinone oxidoreductase → MRAWLLPLLLLLSIDARAEACLVHSQGDGLDVKLCQENRSIPAQLFRDGFCKPAMKGQKVEVSFVDNCPSGAFGVCRNAKVSNQLYRQDIHYYGVASDARYLKPFCEGQSQGEWEQR, encoded by the coding sequence ATGCGCGCCTGGTTGCTGCCTCTGCTGCTGTTGCTGTCCATCGACGCCCGCGCCGAGGCCTGCCTGGTACACAGCCAGGGTGATGGGCTGGACGTGAAGCTCTGCCAGGAAAACCGTAGCATCCCGGCGCAGCTCTTTCGTGACGGTTTCTGCAAACCGGCAATGAAAGGCCAGAAGGTGGAGGTGAGCTTTGTGGATAACTGCCCTTCCGGCGCCTTCGGCGTGTGCCGCAACGCCAAGGTCAGCAACCAGCTCTATCGCCAGGACATCCACTATTACGGCGTCGCCAGCGATGCCCGCTACCTGAAGCCCTTCTGTGAAGGGCAAAGCCAGGGTGAGTGGGAGCAACGGTAA
- a CDS encoding DUF2946 domain-containing protein, whose protein sequence is MSDGRARQRGAWLGLLAMLLLFVGPLVSQARDLAPGGVPAWMGELACAADPRANGDAPSMPSHEMAWAKCGYCTLLFNSPALGSTALHGLLPSDLASPPPPVATQAGHGARAVFPGALTRAPPVAFA, encoded by the coding sequence GTGAGCGACGGCAGAGCACGACAGCGCGGCGCCTGGCTTGGCCTTCTGGCCATGCTGCTGCTGTTCGTCGGTCCGCTGGTGTCCCAGGCACGCGACCTGGCACCGGGTGGGGTGCCGGCCTGGATGGGCGAGCTGGCCTGCGCCGCCGACCCGCGCGCGAACGGCGATGCGCCGTCCATGCCCAGCCACGAGATGGCCTGGGCCAAGTGCGGCTACTGTACCCTCCTGTTCAACTCGCCGGCCCTCGGCTCCACCGCGCTGCACGGGTTGCTCCCGAGCGACCTCGCCAGTCCGCCGCCGCCTGTGGCCACCCAGGCCGGCCATGGCGCCCGGGCGGTCTTCCCCGGCGCCCTGACCCGCGCTCCCCCCGTCGCGTTCGCCTGA
- a CDS encoding MFS transporter, with translation MDSSSTLTASATPRSTSQRIKSIFSGSVGNLVEWYDWYVYAAFSLYFAKAFFPQGDMTAQLLNTAAIFAVGFLMRPIGGWLMGIYADRKGRKAALLASVLLMCFGSLIIALTPSYETIGVAAPVLLVVARLLQGLSVGGEYGTSATYLSEMATKEQRGFFSSFQYVTLISGQLIALAVLIVLQQTLTTEQLESWGWRVPFVIGALCAVVAMFLRRGMEETDSFTQKKDKPKESLLRTLFRHPKEVLTVVGLTMGGTLAFYTYTTYMQKYLVNTVGMSKSDSTMISAATLFLFMLLQPIVGGLSDKIGRRPILIAFGVMGTLFTYPILSTLHSIETWWGAFFLIMAALIIVSGYTSINAVVKAELFPTEIRALGVGLPYALTVSIFGGTAEYVALWFKSIGMESGFYWYVTACIACSLLVYVFMKDTRTHSRMNQD, from the coding sequence ATGGATAGCTCCAGCACCCTGACTGCCTCTGCAACACCCCGCAGCACATCGCAACGCATCAAATCCATTTTCAGCGGCTCGGTCGGCAACCTGGTCGAGTGGTACGACTGGTACGTGTACGCGGCCTTCTCGCTGTACTTCGCCAAGGCTTTCTTCCCCCAGGGCGATATGACGGCGCAGTTGCTCAACACTGCCGCGATCTTCGCCGTGGGCTTCCTGATGCGCCCCATCGGCGGCTGGCTGATGGGCATCTACGCCGACCGCAAGGGCCGCAAGGCTGCATTGCTGGCCTCCGTCCTGCTGATGTGCTTCGGCTCGCTGATCATCGCCCTGACCCCCAGCTACGAGACCATCGGCGTCGCCGCGCCAGTCCTGCTGGTGGTCGCGCGCCTGCTCCAGGGCCTGTCGGTCGGCGGTGAGTACGGCACTTCGGCCACCTACCTGTCGGAGATGGCGACCAAGGAACAACGCGGCTTCTTCTCCAGCTTCCAGTACGTGACCCTGATCTCCGGCCAGCTCATCGCCCTGGCGGTGCTGATCGTGCTGCAGCAGACCCTGACCACCGAGCAGCTGGAAAGCTGGGGCTGGCGCGTGCCCTTCGTGATTGGCGCCCTGTGCGCGGTCGTGGCCATGTTCCTGCGCCGTGGCATGGAAGAGACCGATTCCTTCACCCAGAAGAAGGACAAGCCGAAGGAAAGCCTGCTGCGCACGCTGTTCCGTCATCCGAAGGAAGTGCTGACCGTGGTTGGCCTGACCATGGGCGGCACCCTGGCCTTCTACACCTACACCACCTACATGCAGAAGTACCTGGTGAACACCGTGGGCATGAGCAAGTCCGACTCGACCATGATCTCGGCGGCCACCCTGTTCCTCTTCATGCTGCTGCAACCCATAGTCGGCGGGCTTTCCGACAAGATCGGCCGCCGCCCGATCCTGATCGCCTTCGGCGTCATGGGCACCCTGTTCACCTACCCGATCCTCAGCACCCTGCACAGCATCGAGACCTGGTGGGGCGCGTTCTTCCTGATCATGGCGGCGCTGATCATCGTCAGCGGCTACACCTCGATCAACGCCGTGGTGAAGGCCGAACTCTTCCCCACCGAAATCCGCGCCCTGGGCGTGGGCCTGCCCTACGCGCTCACCGTGTCCATCTTCGGCGGCACCGCCGAGTACGTGGCCCTGTGGTTCAAGAGCATCGGCATGGAGAGCGGCTTCTACTGGTACGTCACCGCCTGCATCGCCTGCTCGCTGCTGGTGTACGTGTTCATGAAGGACACCCGCACCCACTCGCGGATGAACCAGGACTGA